The genomic region AAAAAAAAAAGACACGCAACCCCGTCATTCTTTTATACTTGAATTGTCCAGAAACAAGTAAAAAGAATGGAGTTGCGTGTACTATGAATTCTATCATGAATATCCCAGGATTAAAAGACTGTCAGGTGATAAAAATGGAGGAGCGTAAAGGGGAAATCCTCCTCTATGTGGAAATGGAGCGAAAGCCACACCCTTGTCCTGACTGTGGTCAGCTCACCAACAAAGTTCATGATTATCGATGGCAAAAAGTTCAACATTTAAAATGGTTTGAACGGATGACGTATATTTGGTATAAACGTCGTCGATATGCCTGTGCTTGCGGAAAACGCTTTTCCGAAAAGAATACGTTTGTCAAACGATATCAACGAACATCGATTGAATGGAATCAGGCCGTGTCCGTATGCGCTATTAAGGGAAAGACATTTAAGGAAGTAGGGGATGTTTACGGTACCTCATCCACGACCATTATGAGGCGATTTGATCAAATCGCTCAAACGGAAGTCAAGCAAGTAGAGTCACTACCTCGAGTGATTGCGATTGATGAATATAAAGGAGATACAAGGGAAGGAAAGTATCAACTCATCATCGCCGATGGGATCACAAAGCAACCCCTAGACATCCTACCGAACCGAAATAAAAAGACGATAAAAGACTACCTTCAAAGGCATGGTCACCACGTTCAAGTGGTGATTATGGATAT from Bacillus andreraoultii harbors:
- a CDS encoding ISL3 family transposase, whose protein sequence is MNSIMNIPGLKDCQVIKMEERKGEILLYVEMERKPHPCPDCGQLTNKVHDYRWQKVQHLKWFERMTYIWYKRRRYACACGKRFSEKNTFVKRYQRTSIEWNQAVSVCAIKGKTFKEVGDVYGTSSTTIMRRFDQIAQTEVKQVESLPRVIAIDEYKGDTREGKYQLIIADGITKQPLDILPNRNKKTIKDYLQRHGHHVQVVIMDMSPSFKAAVRSALGNPVIVADRFHFCRYIYWGIDRVRRRIQQQFHDYDRKKCKRKRYIFYKPQNTLTEDDQWHLERYLNMSEELKKAYELKERYQVWFNRAKEIGQEKIKEVKKELEAFYQVVEESGIPEMKQAIETFRNWQVEILNSFVYGHSNGFLEGINNTTKVIKRNGYGYKNFKRFRARILLRHQYKGMGLHIG